The window CAGAATCTGTTCTATCATAACTATTATAGAGGCAGTGCCAAGCAGCTAAAGCTTGACGCGGCGGCAATTGTGTAATGTCGGCCAGCTATATAAAGGAGGTGCAGCTATGAGCTCCGAGCCACAAAACCTGCTGTTTATCATGTCCGATCAACACAACCGCGATATGCTGGGCTGCAGCGGCCATCCCATAGTAAAGACTCCGAATCTGGATGAGCTTGCCCGGCAAGGGGTCTTCTTCTCGAACGCTTACACCAGCAGCCCGATCTGCGTCCCGGCACGTGCAAGCTTGGCCACCGGGCGTTATCCCCATACAATCGGGGCCTGGGATAATGCGGCGCCATATACCGGTGAGCAGGCCAGCTGGGGCCACCGTCTTACCGAGCAGGGCGTCCCGGTCACGACAATTGGAAAACTCCATTACCGGAATACGACGGATGATACCGGCTTCCCGGACCAACGGCTCCCTATGCATGTATCGAATGGCGTAGGAGATCTCTACACTCTGGTCAGGGAAGCGGGGATACCGATTAAGGAAACTGTCCCCCGCAAACTGATACTGGGTGCCGGGCCTGGCGAGTCTGCCTATACCAAGTTTGACCGTGCCGTTACCAGCAGGGCTGTAAGCTATCTGAGGGAAGAAGCTTCTGCAAGCGGGAAGCCGTGGGTACTGGTTGTCTCCTATGCCTGCCCGCATTTCCCGCTGATCGCCCCCCGGGAATATTACGACTTATATCCTCTTGAGGATGTTATATTCCCGAAGCAATACGGACTGAATCAGCGTCCTATGCATTTTGTGCTTGAGGAGTACCGCAGGTTAAGCGGATTGGCGGATGAACTGGATGAAGCGGACATCAGAAAAGCGATTGCCGCCTATTATGGACTGTGCAGCTTCATGGATGCCCAAATTGGTGAAGTGTTGTCCGCTTTGCGCGAGAGCGGCCTGGATAAAACCACACGCATTATTTATACCTCCGACCACGGGGATGCCATGGGCGAGCATGGCCTTTGGTTCAAATCGACGATGTATGAAGGCGCCGTGGGTATCCCATTCATTATTGCCGGAGCAGACCTGCCCAAAGGAACAACGGTGACGGATAATGTGTCTCTTGTCGATTGTTTCCCGACCATATTAGAATCCGCCGGAGTCCAACTGAAAGAAGAGGACAGCGATCTTCCGGGCACTTCGCTGCTGAGGCTGGCCCGGGGAGAAGTTGCACCGAACCGGACTGTGTTCGCTGAATACCATGCTGCCGGCAGCATTACAGGGTTCTATATGCTCCGGGATGAACACTACAAATACATTCATTATGTGGATTACCCGCCCCAGCTGTTCAACCTGAAGGATGACCCGGACGAACTGGAGGACCTCGCAGGCGATCCTTCGTATGAAGATGTCATCCGCCGTTTTGAGGAGCAACTTGCCGAAATGCTGGACCCGCAGGAAATCAATTCGAAAGCCAAAAAAGATCAGGTACGGCGGCTTAATGCTCACGGAGGACGCGAGCAGATTATTGCCCAAGGCTTCAAAGTGCCCTTTACCCCCGCCCCGGGCGTACCGTAAAGAGAAGGGGTGTCTCCAAATGATATGCTCCCCATATATTAGCAGGTGAAATAATAAAAACCTGTTACTGTATATGGGGAGTATTTTTTATGGAACAATTATTATCATGTGTCGATTTTGAAGATACCGGTTCGTTGTATTTATAATGAGGTTAATAAGGGTTCCGCCTCTAAAAAAGAAGGAGGAGTTATTTATGCTGTATATGTTGATTGTCAAAGCCTCGAAGAATTCGGAAGCCGGAAAGCTTCCAAACGCTGAGCTCATTGAAGCCATGACGAAGTACAATGAGGAATTAGTTAAGGCTGGCGTGCGGGTTGCGGCTAAGGGACTTCATCCAAGTTCAAATGGGATTCGCTTTTCGTTTCCGAAACCAGGGGAGAAGCCGGTGGTAACGGATGGCCCATTTACGGAATCGAAAGAAATAATTGCCGGGTTCATTCTGATTGATGTGAAGTCAAGGGAAGAAGCCATCGAGTGGGCCATGCGGATGCCAGATCCGCAAGGAGATGGGGAAGGTGAGATTGAATTGCGTCAAGTATTTGAGGTGCCAGAGCTGATGGAGCTGGATTAAGTGGAATAGGATAAAACTATCCAAGAGCAGTTTGCCGACGTAGCAGCTGTTCTTCTGTCGTTAAGCTACCGGTGAACAAACAATATCGGCAGACCGCAGCTTGAGACATGAGCGGTCTGTTTTGCTGTGTAACGCGGGCTATACCCTAAGATTCATGCTATAGTTAGTCCGAATAGCTTGTTTCTCAATATATATGAAAAAGATGGTGGCCATGCAGATTCAACTCGAAGATCAAACTTTTACCCTAAGTGTCCAATACAGTAAACGCAAAAAAATATCCCTGCAAATCGATGGAGCAGGCCGGATCACCGTGAAGGCTCCGAAGGGGACAACCGAAGAAGTAATTCTAAGTGCAGTTCAGGGGCACAGCGGATGGATTATGGAGAAGCTGCGCGAACAGGCCGCGGCCCGGCAGGTACCCAAGGCGAAGGAATATCAGGAGGAGGGCAGCTTTCTGTACCTCGGCAAGGAGTTCCCGCTGCATGAACTGATTACAACCGGTGAGCGGGATGCCGAGGCGCTGAAGCTGGAGCTGAAGAAGTTCTATTTTGCCAGCCTGAAGAAAATAGTGGCGGAGCGGATGCCCCGGTATCAGGCCGTACTGAAGGTAAAACCGAAGTCGTTCGAGATCGTAGAGTCACGGACCAAGTGGGGGAGCTGCAGCAGCGATAAGAAGCTGACCTTCAATTACCGGCTTGCGATGGCTCCGCCCGAGGTTATTGATTATGTGATTATCCATGAGCTGTGCCATCTGCTGCATATGAATCATGACCGGTCCTTTTGGCGGCGGCTCGGAAGTGTTATGCCGGATTACAAAAGACAGGAAGAATTTCTGGCCCGATTCGGTCAGTTTATGACGCTCTGAGCTGCCAAGAACAAAAACAAGGGGATCCGCCGTCTTCGCTCATAGGTTTCCTCACTAATAAAATATTTGCGCTGGGGATTAGACTCTCTTAAGTTGTGGACGGCAAATCCCGC of the Paenibacillus pedocola genome contains:
- a CDS encoding sulfatase-like hydrolase/transferase; this encodes MSSEPQNLLFIMSDQHNRDMLGCSGHPIVKTPNLDELARQGVFFSNAYTSSPICVPARASLATGRYPHTIGAWDNAAPYTGEQASWGHRLTEQGVPVTTIGKLHYRNTTDDTGFPDQRLPMHVSNGVGDLYTLVREAGIPIKETVPRKLILGAGPGESAYTKFDRAVTSRAVSYLREEASASGKPWVLVVSYACPHFPLIAPREYYDLYPLEDVIFPKQYGLNQRPMHFVLEEYRRLSGLADELDEADIRKAIAAYYGLCSFMDAQIGEVLSALRESGLDKTTRIIYTSDHGDAMGEHGLWFKSTMYEGAVGIPFIIAGADLPKGTTVTDNVSLVDCFPTILESAGVQLKEEDSDLPGTSLLRLARGEVAPNRTVFAEYHAAGSITGFYMLRDEHYKYIHYVDYPPQLFNLKDDPDELEDLAGDPSYEDVIRRFEEQLAEMLDPQEINSKAKKDQVRRLNAHGGREQIIAQGFKVPFTPAPGVP
- a CDS encoding M48 family metallopeptidase, with the protein product MQIQLEDQTFTLSVQYSKRKKISLQIDGAGRITVKAPKGTTEEVILSAVQGHSGWIMEKLREQAAARQVPKAKEYQEEGSFLYLGKEFPLHELITTGERDAEALKLELKKFYFASLKKIVAERMPRYQAVLKVKPKSFEIVESRTKWGSCSSDKKLTFNYRLAMAPPEVIDYVIIHELCHLLHMNHDRSFWRRLGSVMPDYKRQEEFLARFGQFMTL
- a CDS encoding YciI family protein — protein: MLYMLIVKASKNSEAGKLPNAELIEAMTKYNEELVKAGVRVAAKGLHPSSNGIRFSFPKPGEKPVVTDGPFTESKEIIAGFILIDVKSREEAIEWAMRMPDPQGDGEGEIELRQVFEVPELMELD